Within the Mycobacterium gordonae genome, the region ACGGCGCGATCGCCTACTCGCCGTCGGGGCAGCTGTTCGGCCGAACCAAGGACGCTCCGTCGCGAGCCGCCGCGGAGAGCGCCGCGATGAGCGCGTGCGGCAAGTCCGACTGCAAGGTTCTGGTCTCCTTCTCCGAATGCGGTGCGGTCGCCGAAAACAACGCCGGGGATCACGCCGGAGGGTACGGGTCGACACTGCTCGCCGCGGAGAGGGACGCCATGACGCGGCTCGGCACCGCGGGATGGATCGGCACCTGGCTCTGCAACTAAAGTCGATGCGCCCCGCCCGCCCGCGCGCTGATCGGGGCGGCGTGGTCGGTGTAGCGGAGGCGTAGATGGACGAGGTGTCGGGGGTACCGGAGACCGCCGGGTTGCGGGTGCGTGGGGGTGGTCGTCGTTGGGTGCTGGCCTCGGGGCGGGTGTGGACGGTGGGGCGTTCGGGTGAGTCCGATATTCAGTTGGACAATCCGCGGGTCTCGCGGGTGCATGCGGTGTTGGAGGCCACTGGGTCGGGGTGGGTGTTGTCCAATCGCAGCAGCAACGGCATGTATGTGGCGGGTGCGCGGGTGGAGCGGGTGGTGATCGCCGATCAGCCGGTGACGGTGGTGTTGGGATCGGCGACCTCGGGAGAGCAGGTGGAGTTTCATCCCGGCCTGGGGAGCACCGGGCCGGTGTCGATCGGGCAGGCCACGACCAGGGTGGACCCGCTGCCGCTGCCGGTACCGACGCGACCCGACGCCGCCGCCGAAACCCCCGAGACCGCCCCGACCACCGAGCTGGCGTTGCCGCCGCTGCCCAGCGATGAGCTGGGGCTGGGCACCCCGCCGGGGGTGCAGACCACCTCGCTGCGCACCCCGACCGCGGTGCATGCGATCGACGCTCAGACCATCAGCATCGGGCGCGCCCCGGAGAACACCGTGGTGTTACACGACCTGCTGGTCTCGCGCCGCCACGCCCTGCTGCGGCGCACCCCCGCGGGCTGGGAACTGCTCGATAACCACTCCGCCAACGGCACCTACGTCAACGGCACCCGCATCACCCGCGCGGTCATCGGCCCCGACGACATCGTGGGCATCGGCCACCAGCTGCTGCACCTGGCCGGCGAGCGCCTCGTGGAATACGTCGACACCGGCGACATCTCCTATGAAGCCGCCAACCTGCACGTCGAAACCCACGCGGGCCGAGGGCAAGCCAAAGTCCTACTCGATGACGTCAGCTTCGTGTTGCCCCAACGCAGCCTGCTGGCCGTCGTGGGCCCCTCCGGCGCCGGCAAGTCCACCCTGCTGGGCGCGCTGACCGGCTTTCGCCCCGCCACCACCGGCACCGTGCGCTATGACGACCGCGACCTGTATGACAACTACCCCGAACTGCGCCACCGCATCGGCTTCGTCCCCCAAGACGACATCCTGCACACCCCCCTGACCGTGCGCCGCGCCCTGAACTACGCCGCCCGCCTGCGCTTTCCCCACGACGTCAGCGCCACCGAACGCACCCAGCGCATCGAAGAAGTCCTCACCGAACTCGGCCTGGCCACCCAAGCCGACCAACGCATCGACTCGTTGTCCGGCGGCCAACGCAAACGCACCAGCGTCGCCCTGGAACTGCTGACCAAACCCTCTCTGCTGTTCCTGGACGAACCCACCTCCGGACTGGACCCCGGCTACGAAAAATCAGTCATGCAAACCCTGCGCACCCTGGCCGACGACGGCCGCTCAGTGGTCGTGGTCACCCACAACATCGCCCACCTCAACATGTGCGACCGCCTGCTGGTCCTGGCCCCCGGCGGCCGCCTGGCCTACTTCGGCCCACCCCAACAAGCCCTGGCCTACTTCGGCTGCACCGACTTCGCCGACCTGTTCATCCTGCTCGAAAACGACACCGACACCGACTGGACCACCCGCTACAACACCTCCCCCCTACACGCCGCCTTCACCCCCACCCCCACCAACCACCCCCACACACCCCGACCCGAACACCCCACCAAACCCAAACCCCAACCCAAAGCCCAACAAAGCCCCCTGGCCCAATTCGCCATCCTGTCGCGGCGCTACCTCGCCGTCATCGCCGCCGACCGCCAATACACCCTGTTCCTACTCGCCCTCCCCCTGCTGCTGAGCCTGTTCACCTACGCCGTCCCCGGCGACGCCGGACTCTCCCTGGCCAACGCCATCGAGAAGATGTCGACACAACCGGGCCAACTCCTGGTGTTGCTGGTCATCGGTGGCGCGCTGATGGGCTGTGCTTCCTCGATTCGGGAGATCGTCAAGGAACAGGCGATCTACCGGCGCGAACACGGCATCGGACTGTCCGGCGCCGCCTACCTCGCCTCCAAACTCGCCGTCCTCGGCGCCATCACCACCGCTCAGGGACTGATCCTGGGCCTGCTCGGCGTGGCATTCCTGCCCGCGCCGGACCAGTCGGTGGTGATGCCCTGGCCCCGGATCGAGGTAGCCGTGGCGGTGGTGGCGGTGACCGTGGTGTCGATGATCCTCGGCCTGCTCATCTCGGCACTGATCAGCAACGCCGACCGCGGCATGCCGCTGCTCGTGCTGGTCGTCATGGCCCAACTCGTGCTCTGCGGCGGCATGTTCCCGGTCAAAGACCGCATCCCACTGGAACAGCT harbors:
- a CDS encoding ATP-binding cassette domain-containing protein, with product MDEVSGVPETAGLRVRGGGRRWVLASGRVWTVGRSGESDIQLDNPRVSRVHAVLEATGSGWVLSNRSSNGMYVAGARVERVVIADQPVTVVLGSATSGEQVEFHPGLGSTGPVSIGQATTRVDPLPLPVPTRPDAAAETPETAPTTELALPPLPSDELGLGTPPGVQTTSLRTPTAVHAIDAQTISIGRAPENTVVLHDLLVSRRHALLRRTPAGWELLDNHSANGTYVNGTRITRAVIGPDDIVGIGHQLLHLAGERLVEYVDTGDISYEAANLHVETHAGRGQAKVLLDDVSFVLPQRSLLAVVGPSGAGKSTLLGALTGFRPATTGTVRYDDRDLYDNYPELRHRIGFVPQDDILHTPLTVRRALNYAARLRFPHDVSATERTQRIEEVLTELGLATQADQRIDSLSGGQRKRTSVALELLTKPSLLFLDEPTSGLDPGYEKSVMQTLRTLADDGRSVVVVTHNIAHLNMCDRLLVLAPGGRLAYFGPPQQALAYFGCTDFADLFILLENDTDTDWTTRYNTSPLHAAFTPTPTNHPHTPRPEHPTKPKPQPKAQQSPLAQFAILSRRYLAVIAADRQYTLFLLALPLLLSLFTYAVPGDAGLSLANAIEKMSTQPGQLLVLLVIGGALMGCASSIREIVKEQAIYRREHGIGLSGAAYLASKLAVLGAITTAQGLILGLLGVAFLPAPDQSVVMPWPRIEVAVAVVAVTVVSMILGLLISALISNADRGMPLLVLVVMAQLVLCGGMFPVKDRIPLEQLAWLSPSRWAYAMAASTVDLNDLRRTAGGDQDPMWDYDVGSWLIAAAACAAQAVVLVVLIVLRLRRMGPQRRARK
- a CDS encoding DUF4189 domain-containing protein, which produces MGLTAFQARFPGGAVVALAGVAAVTTLLIAPAPTARADGQYGAIAYSPSGQLFGRTKDAPSRAAAESAAMSACGKSDCKVLVSFSECGAVAENNAGDHAGGYGSTLLAAERDAMTRLGTAGWIGTWLCN